The Ischnura elegans chromosome 1, ioIscEleg1.1, whole genome shotgun sequence genome contains a region encoding:
- the LOC124165897 gene encoding intraflagellar transport protein 140 homolog, whose product MALYFDYQAKCHLKDSVHIGISLHEKHPILAVSSYNSDNGGFIFICNEEGELLEGINFPTHVSAQVTSLIWHPTRLQIAIGWENGGLQVWTDGQEEFFPVDSPHKDPITLLKWSKQGLRLISADTSGSLIGWKADTRGKLQTVFHHELKDPISQITFRRTSMSSSIDFSGLARAAVAGDEKALDMFSDWRPKTAGQRINFQSEQTDNLCFFAGSISGVIYYIKDNGNCEEVLRADGAIKKLLFHETKDYLIVMTDKLNIGQFHVDVDGKVSEIMKVKINGRSTDASLIWAGEGLLAISAGEPTVRCWDLETGENYLLPMEIQEPPTSLTKSYSSLPSHPNEFFTSLAYYDKKRSMCGSTNFGRVFMWKFLSSTAKASTKIRGSSDKSDGSWVRLGTVSVEGGAIVTVQWGGGRGILAVHTVSGVCLLCEHPVAVCYSNKVAAVQISPSEFLMQQFDGGWVVPLKLHDVRAIGVAIGDNHVAFWDNKKVVVYEASENIPDKFRMIGSFSCKAEDLVIHSRSLYILETVQSKDESGKENPNKTKEEVKVRCHTFQGTVTSTLGTHEEEGEVCGIHLTAPYLIVFTLQGFITVWDISRREAKIHVHPKRLGDVIPDFGEVISAKCNSDGTKMSLTIAKSDLFPDTKLYIWNINRDTFSYLDFATGGTNEDGELSDTSPREASKEKEVHEKAASSLVLGIFDRFVLSHHWDEHEPKLLVCEAKMLPSNDGNIKVTSSMNSTTNLFRRPEVVLVTLFTSPEGEILMQNSVTFPENHVKLTGVEIPHFILLRKPTSVDEATGGGLSDRKVMRDFEGLEDCDKSTRDAVVNFSYYLSMGNMDEAFRAIKTIKSGAIWENMARMCVETKQVDVGAVCLGHMGNAIGARALRKTAGAPLDVRVAVLALHLGLTAEAEKLLNGCGRYDLLNKLYQDSNRWESALQVAEELDRIHLRSTCYNYAKHLEAQGDITRAITMYEKSETHRTEVPRMLSCHEELLESYMKQTKDQVLGSWWGKRLETKGEIQGALAAYEEVDDRSSQVRLRCRFLNDVEAAEKSAGSDQPALFELGRELEKRGKVEGAVRAYTRARAYGNAIRVCKEYDMKEELWNVALTAGPNDQLDAGRYFENADPPAPEKAVHLYHRAGLLHMALELAFRTQQFNALQYIAMDLNANSDPLLSHKCATFFIQNKQFEKAVNLLAMAKKYSEALDLCMKHDVPLTDELAEKLTLEKVKDKADEESRSERAELLEKMAEIAVSQGNLQLAAKKYTQAGNKVKAMKVLLRIGDPEKIIFFANVSRQREIYIMAANYLQSLDWRNEPNIMRNIITFYTKGRAQHLLASFYMACAEVEIDEFQNYEKALNALEEAKVCHTRTISKGSNVNSEEIRRKGEEIERRSRLVRHFVEIQRQYKQDPEGAIQRCQILLEEWQVSGEDAVRRGDVYAFVAEHYAREGNEDEVMRLLREMREALPTGTSLAYYVDASALSKLSPEVAQMLKNDRRESRSVSRASAIHADEDEIAEVEEIEAVKEEEEEEEIEEKTLKGERRNSMIRTNGKVYAI is encoded by the exons ATGGCGTTGTATTTTGACTATCAGGCTAAGTGCCATTTAAAAGATTCCGTCCATATAGGAATATCTTTGCATGAAAAACACCCTATCCTTGCAGTGTCCTCTTACAACAGTGACAACGGgggattcatttttatttgcaatgaaGAG GGCGAACTTCTGGAAGGCATTAATTTTCCAACCCATGTTTCTGCTCAAGTAACTTCTCTCATATGGCATCCAACCCGCCTTCAAATAGCAATAGGATGGGAAAATGGAGGGCTGCAAGTGTGGACTGACGGCCAGGAAGAATTTTTTCCTGTTGACTCACCTCATAAAGACCCGATTACCTTGCTTAAATGGAGCAAGCAAGGCTTAAGGCTTATTTCTGCAGATACA TCTGGATCCCTTATTGGGTGGAAAGCAGATACCAGAGGTAAACTTCAAACTGTGTTTCATCATGAATTAAAAGATCCAATAAGCCAGATAACATTTAGAAGGACATCTATGTCATCTTCTATTGACTTCAG TGGGCTTGCTCGTGCTGCTGTTGCTGGCGATGAAAAGGCATTGGACATGTTTAGTGATTGGAGGCCAAAAACTGCAGGACAGAGGATTAATTTTCAGTCGGAACAAACAGATAACCTTTGTTTCTTCGCTGGGTCTATCTCAG GTGTGATATATTACATCAAGGATAATGGTAACTGTGAAGAAGTTCTTCGAGCAGATGGCGCCATCAAAAAGCTCTTATTTCATGAGACAAAAGATTACCTTATTGTAATGACTGACAAGTTAAATATTGGACAGTTTCATGTGGATGTTGATGGAAAAGTTTCTGAGATAATGAAG GTTAAAATCAATGGGAGATCCACAGATGCAAGTTTAATTTGGGCTGGAGAAGGATTATTGGCTATTTCTGCAGGAGAACCTACAGTTAGATGCTGGGACCTCGAGActggagaaaattatttattaccaatGGAAATCCAAGAGCCTCCCACCTCTTTAACAAAGTCATATTCCTCACTTCCTTCTCATCCCAATGAGTTTTTTACTTCTTTGGCATATTACGACAAAAAAC ggAGCATGTGTGGAAGCACAAATTTTGGGCGTGTGTTTATGTGGAAATTTTTGTCTTCGACGGCAAAGGCTTCCACTAAAATTAGAGGATCATCTGACAAAAGTGACGGATCTTGGGTGCGCTTGGGCACAGTGAGTGTGGAAGGTGGTGCTATTGTTACGGTACAATGGGGTGGGGGTAGAGGAATATTGGCTGTGCATACTGTGAGTGGTGTTTGCCTACTTTGTGAGCACCCAGTGGCAGTGTGCTACAGTAACAAG GTGGCTGCAGTTCAGATTTctccatctgaatttttaatgcaacAATTTGATGGTGGTTGGGTTGTTCCTCTCAAGTTGCATGATGTTCGTGCCATTGGTGTCGCAATTGGAGATAACCATGTTGCATTTTGGGACAATAAAAAAGTTGTTGTGTATGAGGCATCAGAAAATATTCCAGATAAGTTCCGTATGATTG GATCCTTTAGTTGTAAAGCTGAAGATCTAGTTATTCACAGTAGAAGTTTGTATATACTTGAAACCGTTCAATCCAAGGATGAATCGGGTAAGGAGAATCCGAATAAAACTAAGGAGGAAGTGAAAGTTAGGTGCCATACATTCCAAGGAACAGTTACAAGTACTCTGGGTACAcatgaagaagaaggagaagttTGTGGAATCCACCTGACAGCTccatatttaattgtatttacaCTCCAAGGATTTATAACTGTGTGGGATATTTCTCGAAG GGAGGCCAAAATACATGTTCATCCAAAAAGATTAGGAGATGTAATTCCTGATTTTGGGGAAGTTATTAGTGCAAAATGTAATTCTGATGGAACCAAAATGTCATTGACCATTGCCAAg TCAGACTTATTTCCTGATACTAAGCTGTACATATGGAACATCAACAGAGACACATTTAGTTACCTAGATTTTGCTACCGGTGGGACAAATGAAGATGGTGAATTGAGTGATACCTCTCCGAGAGAAGCAAGCAAAGAGAAGGAAGTGCATGAAAA gGCCGCATCATCATTAGTTTTAGGAATTTTTGATAGGTTTGTATTATCGCATCACTGGGATGAACatgaaccaaaattgcttgtatGTGAAGCCAAAATGTTGCCATCAAACGATGGCAATATAAAGGTTACCTCATCAATGAATTCCACTACCAACCTATTTAGGAGA cCTGAAGTGGTTCTGGTTACCTTATTTACTTCACCCGAAGGAGAAATATTGATGCAAAATTCAGTTACATTTCCTGAGAATCATGTCAAGTTAACTGGAGTTGAAATACCTCATTTTATTTTGCTTCGAAAACCAACATCAGTGGATGAG GCTACTGGTGGTGGACTCTCGGATAGAAAAGTTATGAGAGATTTTGAAGGCCTTGAAGATTGTGATAAATCTACTCGTGATGCAGTGGTGAATTTCAGCTACTATTTAAGCATGGGAAATATGGATGAGGCCTTCAGAgctataaaaacaattaaaag TGGTGCGATATGGGAGAATATGGCCAGGATGTGCGTTGAGACCAAGCAAGTGGATGTCGGTGCTGTTTGTTTGGGACACATGGGTAACGCAATCGGTGCGCGAGCACTTAGAAAAACAGCAGGTGCTCCGCTGGATGTCCGAGTGGCTGTGCTAGCTTTGCATTTGGGTCTCACA GCTGAAGCAGAGAAACTCCTCAATGGTTGTGGTCGTTATGATTTGCTGAACAAATTATATCAAGATTCTAATCGTTGGGAATCAGCTTTGCAAGTAGCTGAGGAACTGGATAGGATACATTTGAGGTCCACTTGCTACAATTATGCCAAGCATCTTGAAGCCCAAG GTGATATCACTCGTGCCATTACCATGTATGAGAAATCTGAAACTCACAGAACTGAAGTTCCTAGGATGTTGTCCTGCCACGAAGAGCTTCTAGAAAGCTATATGAAACAGACCAAAGATCA GGTTCTTGGTAGCTGGTGGGGTAAGAGACTGGAAACTAAAGGAGAAATTCAGGGAGCTCTGGCTGCATATGAGGAAGTAGATGACCGTTCATCCCAAGTTCGTCTGCGGTGCCGATTTCTAAATGATGTTGAAGCAGCTGAGAAATCGGCGGGATCAGATCAACCAGCCTTATTTGAACTTGGCAGAGAACTGGAGAAGAGAGGCAAGGTTGAAGGAGCTGTCAGGGCATACACCCGAGCACGTGCCTATGGAAATGCAATACGTGTTTGTAAG GAGTACGATATGAAAGAAGAACTTTGGAATGTTGCCTTAACAGCTGGACCCAATGATCAGTTGGATGCTGGAAGATACTTTGAAAATGCAGACCCTCCTGCCCCTGAGAAAGCTGTCCATTTATACCACAGAGCGGGTCTACTTCACATGGCATTAGAACTGGCATTTAG gacACAGCAGTTCAATGCTTTGCAGTACATCGCTATGGATCTCAATGCTAATTCTGATCCATTGCTTTCCCATAAATGTGCAACTTTCTTTATCCAAAACAAGCAGTTTGAAAAGGCTGTAAATCTGCTTGCAATGGCTAAAAAG TACAGCGAAGCCTTGGATTTGTGCATGAAGCATGATGTTCCTCTTACTGATGAGCTAGCTGAAAAGCTCACTTTGGAAAAAGTTAAAGACAAGGCAGACGAAGAGAGCAGATCTGAAAGAGCTGAACTTcttgagaaaatggctgaaattGCCGTATCCCAAGGAAATCTTCAGCTTGCAGCCAAAAAATATACTCAAGCAGGAAACaag gtCAAGGCCATGAAAGTCCTGCTAAGAATTGGAGatcctgaaaaaataattttctttgccaATGTTTCTCGTCAGCGTGAAATATACATCATGGCAGCTAATTACTTGCAGTCACTAGACTGGCGAAATGAGCCCAATATAATGAGAAATATAATAACTTTCTATACTAAAGGGCGAGCTCAACATTTACTTGCTAGCTTTTACATGGCTTGTGCAGAG GTGGAAATAGATGAGTTCCAGAACTATGAAAAAGCTTTAAATGCCTTAGAAGAAGCTAAGGTCTGTCACACTCGTACTATCTCCAAGGGTAGCAATGTAAATAGTGAAGAAATTCGTAGGAAAGGTGAAGAGATTGAAAGACGTTCTCGTCTTGTAAGACACTTCGttgaaattcaaag ACAGTACAAACAAGATCCAGAGGGAGCAATTCAGCGTTGCCAAATTTTATTGGAAGAGTGGCAAGTTTCAGGTGAAGATGCCGTTAGGCGTGGTGATGTGTATGCATTTGTGGCAGAGCACTATGCAAGGGAGGGGAATGAGGACGAAGTTATGCGCTTGCTCAGAGAGATGAGGGAGGCCTTACCGACTGGGACCAGCTTGGCTTATTACGTCGACGCTTCGGCTTTGTCCAAATTGAGCCCTGAAGTTGCTCAAATGCTGAAGAACGATAGGAGGGAGAGTAGAAGTGTGAGCAGGGCATCAGCCATCCATGCCGATGAAGATGAAATTGCTGAAGTTGAGGAAATCGAGGCggtgaaggaagaggaggaggaagaggaaatagAGGAGAAAACCCTGAAAGGAGAGAGGAGAAACTCCATGATTCGCACCAATGGCAAGGTCTATGCAATTTAA